From a region of the Odontesthes bonariensis isolate fOdoBon6 chromosome 4, fOdoBon6.hap1, whole genome shotgun sequence genome:
- the mtus1b gene encoding uncharacterized protein mtus1b isoform X4 → MSVCEPSEGFRGQGGSGMKLPLHRAGDHNGNAFPISSSSSSSSSSCLGESSPESLRSLSSLSGGRTGSPLDYDMLEVTLMTTVVTTTDEMADVVLSKWVPDEVIQPPDDDEVSERKRLTAAELSESNDTSVSVYLDANSGPDAWNDTLTLASSADGGLSSGSSSGRRHGSCTPDSDTTEIPADDDDEEEGVFVSVSSDTCVRSSRLTLTRVESAAETQLHPEATVALSGANELESERPPDPPPASGDLCGSSQTSVSEPFPPPEEADECPEVSKVIQTNPAAKTKATPPHSAVKSSSLEAKRVSRPDLKSVKAKVGSWSNMSPSKTAIQKKAALVGGKRAAPRKEKADGSKRPSAGPVKVAVLLKPARGKSSNLKNNHKMAATTNPAQPENKSVSASRTRSASTSSLGSEVVGEGPLKAAPEEPDVVDATRSGEASVEEQKESTGEAVLVEDAVEKPRSPGRRVSSKLGPAARHQGRGTRADKGPSGPAPPPGSGTGPPGQGEGGQSGSPPRGKPSQGIPKPRTNADRSSAFAAQSPTAAVSRPAANQQSAAGSAGRPAAPAASKLPVKGLNASLSSSSLGTNENNVATSKATGAPAPTGTKPDDRPSRGTLPSGSQSAAKPPGSGTAAPSDAATKPPAMRSRAPSLQARTSATGLKTPTVTNTTKTAAAAAGQTLAKVAAAGQGSTKQTTPLQRSGSARLGRVNGAGIGRRERQHGGDASSPGAGC, encoded by the exons ATGAGTGTTTGTGAGCCCTCTGAGGGTTTCAGGGGACAGGGCGGCTCCGGCATGAAGCTGCCTCTTCACCGGGCAGGAGACCACAACGGCAACGCTTTCCcaatttcctcctcctcttcgtcCTCTTCGTCCTCCTGTCTGGGTGAGTCATCGCCCGAGTCCCTGCGGAGCCTGAGCAGCCTGAGCGGAGGCCGGACCGGGAGCCCGCTGGACTACGACATGCTGGAGGTCACCCTGATGACCACGGTGGTGACCACTACAGACGAGATGGCGGATGTGGTTCTTTCTAAATGGGTCCCAGATGAGGTCATCCAACCACCTGACGATGATGAAGTCTCAGAGAGGAAGAGACTGACTGCAGCAGAGCTCTCGGAGTCCAATGACACCTCTGTGTCTGTTTACCTGGATGCCAACAGCGGCCCAGACGCCTGGAACGACACCCTGACGCTGGCCTCGAGCGCAGACGGCGGTCTGAgcagtggcagcagcagtgGGCGGAGACACGGCTCCTGCACTCCAGACTCGGACACGACAGAGATCcctgctgatgatgatgatgaagaggagggtgtgtttgtgtctgtgagcTCTGACACGTGCGTGCGAAGCAGCCGTCTGACGCTGACTCGGGTGGAGTCTGCAGCAGAGACTCAGCTCCACCCCGAGGCCACCGTGGCTCTGAGTGGAGCCAACGAGCTGGAGTCGGAACGTCCTCCGGATCCTCCTCCAGCCTCTGGTGACCTCTGTGGAAGCTCTCAGACATCGGTTTCTGAACCTTTTCCTCCACCTGAGGAGGCTGATGAGTGTCCAGAAGTATCCAAAGTCATCCAAACTAACCCGGCTGCAAAAACCAAAGCAACCCCTCCTCATTCAGCTGTGAAATCATCAAGCCTGGAAGCAAAAAGAGTTTCCAGACCGGACCTGAAGTCTGTCAAGGCTAAAGTTGGATCATGGTCCAATATGTCCCCATCCAAAACGGCCATCCAG AAGAAAGCAGCTCTAGTCGGTGGAAAGAGAGCTGCTCCCAGGAAGGAGAAGGCTGATGGGAGTAAACGGCCCTCTGCAGGTCCAGTGAAGGTGGCCGTGTTGCTGAAACCAGCCCGAGGAAAGAGCAGCAAcctcaaaaacaaccacaagatGGCGGCAACTACTAATCCTGCTCAGCCAGAGAATAAGAGTGTGTCCGCGAGTCGAACTCGCTCTGCTTCCAccagctctctgggctctgaggTGGTTGGAGAGGGTCCTCTGAAGGCTGCCCCAGAAGAGCCTGACGTCGTGGACGCGACACGTTCAGGTGAAGCATCTGTGGAGGAGCAAAAGGAGAGCACAGGAGAGGCTGTACTGGTAGAAGATGCTGTGGAGAAACCAAGGAGTCCTGGCAGG AGAGTCTCCTCCAAACTGGGACCCGCTGCCAGGCATCAGGGGCGAGGCACCAGAGCAGATAAAGGGCCGTCAGGACCAGCGCCGCCTCCAGGCTCAGGGACCGGACCTCCAGGACAGGGAGAAGGTGGACAGAGTGGATCTCCCCCCAGAGGGAAGCCGAGTCAGG GTATCCCCAAACCTCGCACCAATGCAGACCGATCATCCGCGTTCGCTGCGCAGAGTCCCACAGCGGCCGTTTCCAGACCAGCAGCCAATCAGCAGTCAGCGGCGGGGTCAGCAGGGAGACCTGCTGCGCCCGCCGCCTCCAAACTTCCTGTTAAAGGCTTAAACGCGAGCCTGAGTTCCTCGTCACTGGGAACCAACGAGAACAATGTGGCCACAAGCAAAG CTACAGGAGCTCCAGCTCCGACGGGGACTAAGCCGGATGATCGGCCCAGCAGAGGCACACTTCCCTCGGGGAGCCAGAGTGCAGCGAAGCCCCCCGGCTCTGGCACCGCTGCTCCCAGTGATGCTGCTACGAAGCCTCCTGCCATGAGGAGCAGAGCGCCGTCTCTGCAGGCCAGGACGTCTGCTACAG GTCTGAAAACTCCAACCGTCACCAACACGACCAAGacagccgccgccgccgccggtCAAACGCTGGCAAAGGTGGCCGCCGCCGGTCAGGGGTCCACGAAGCAGACGACGCCGCTGCAGAGAAGCGGCTCGGCCAGACTCGGTCGAGTAAACGGCGCAG